One genomic region from Sulfuriflexus mobilis encodes:
- the hypE gene encoding hydrogenase expression/formation protein HypE — MSHITLAHGNGGHFMRQLIEEVFAAQLSNPVLDANADAATLPAMTGELMMSVDGFTVKPLEFPGGNIGSLAIHGTVNDLAVSGAIPRYLSLSAIIEEGLELATLERIIHAMAEAARAAGVQIACGDTKVVPRGEGSGVFLTTTGVGVRDKNLQLGLNNIKNTDRILVSGPVGDHGTAIMLAREQFGLSGDVHSDADSVLPLCQALHNLTGLRFMRDPTRGGLATVLHEIHDVTGLGIRVRQTHIPIQDPVNAVCEILGYDPLYLACEGRVVAVVAEEQAEEALSRWHALETGRQAHIIGHMTADLSRVVLETELGGERILEELEDDPLPRIC, encoded by the coding sequence ATGTCTCATATCACTCTCGCGCACGGTAACGGCGGACATTTTATGCGCCAGCTCATTGAAGAGGTATTTGCCGCACAACTCAGCAACCCGGTGCTGGACGCCAATGCCGATGCCGCTACCTTGCCGGCCATGACAGGTGAGTTGATGATGAGTGTCGACGGTTTTACCGTAAAGCCGCTCGAATTCCCCGGTGGCAATATCGGTTCGCTTGCCATTCACGGCACGGTTAATGATCTCGCCGTCAGTGGTGCGATACCTCGCTACCTGAGCCTGTCGGCCATTATAGAGGAAGGCCTGGAACTGGCCACCCTGGAACGCATCATCCACGCCATGGCCGAGGCTGCGCGCGCGGCCGGTGTACAGATCGCCTGTGGTGACACCAAGGTCGTACCGCGTGGAGAAGGCAGTGGTGTGTTCCTCACTACTACAGGTGTCGGTGTGCGCGACAAGAATTTGCAGCTCGGACTGAACAATATCAAAAACACTGACCGAATCCTGGTCAGTGGCCCCGTCGGTGATCACGGTACGGCCATCATGCTGGCCCGCGAACAATTCGGTCTGAGTGGCGATGTACACTCCGATGCCGATAGCGTCCTGCCCTTGTGTCAGGCACTGCATAACCTGACCGGTCTGCGTTTCATGCGCGACCCGACCCGCGGCGGCCTGGCCACTGTCCTGCATGAGATCCATGACGTCACCGGCCTCGGCATCCGGGTACGACAGACACACATCCCGATACAGGACCCGGTCAACGCTGTTTGCGAGATATTGGGATATGACCCCTTATACCTGGCCTGTGAAGGCCGGGTCGTGGCCGTTGTCGCCGAGGAACAGGCAGAGGAGGCCCTGTCCCGCTGGCATGCACTCGAAACTGGCCGGCAAGCACACATCATCGGACACATGACAGCAGATCTATCCCGCGTGGTATTGGAAACAGAACTGGGGGGTGAACGTATCCTTGAAGAACTGGAAGACGACCCCCTGCCGCGTATTTGCTGA
- the pgsA gene encoding CDP-diacylglycerol--glycerol-3-phosphate 3-phosphatidyltransferase, protein MNLNIPNILTLTRIAAIPVFVLVFYLPFSWANMATAAIFAFAGFTDWLDGYLARKLNQTSRFGAFLDPVADKLMVAVALILLVAADPGPWLAIPAAIIIGREIAISALREWMAQIGERAQVAVSYIGKIKTTAQMLALFLLLYREPLSELPVYEVGLVLLYVAAALTLWSMIIYLRAAWPLLNGDNTKENNE, encoded by the coding sequence ATGAACCTGAATATACCGAATATCCTGACCCTGACCCGCATCGCGGCGATCCCGGTCTTTGTGCTGGTCTTTTACCTGCCATTTTCCTGGGCGAATATGGCCACGGCCGCCATTTTTGCCTTCGCCGGCTTTACCGACTGGCTGGATGGTTATCTGGCCCGAAAACTCAACCAGACCTCCCGTTTCGGGGCCTTCCTTGACCCGGTCGCTGACAAGCTCATGGTCGCTGTGGCCCTGATCCTGCTCGTCGCCGCCGATCCGGGGCCCTGGCTGGCGATCCCGGCGGCAATTATCATTGGCCGTGAGATCGCCATCTCGGCCCTGCGCGAATGGATGGCCCAAATCGGCGAACGTGCCCAGGTCGCGGTCAGCTATATCGGCAAAATCAAGACCACGGCGCAGATGCTGGCCCTGTTTTTACTGTTATACAGAGAGCCCCTGAGTGAACTGCCGGTATACGAGGTGGGGCTGGTACTCTTGTATGTAGCCGCCGCACTGACGCTGTGGTCGATGATTATCTATTTGCGTGCCGCCTGGCCGCTACTCAATGGTGATAACACCAAAGAAAATAACGAATAA
- the uvrC gene encoding excinuclease ABC subunit UvrC yields MTEQPFDKKSFLASLTERPGVYRMHAEDDTILYVGKARNLKKRVSSYFRNSGLAPKTQALMQQMRTITVTVTHTESEALILENNLIKEFRPRYNILLRDDKSYPYICLSTEQDFPRLGFHRGGRRGKGRYFGPYPSAGAVRETLSLLQKLFPIRQCEDSFYRNRSRPCLQYQIKRCSAPCVGFIDKADYAEDVRNTILFLEGRDDAVIDSLVQRMETAAGHLDYERAATYRDQIARLRSLSEKQYVSSEGGDLDIIACSSASGSSCVQVFTVRGGHHLGNRAYFPKHIAGSEDAEILAAFITQYYLGEGQGGGARRPIPSQILVNHAIDDSDWLQGVLTEQAGHKVSIHARVRGERARWLEMATDNAHHALQQQLSSKSSLTARFEALQDALGLEAVPQRMECFDISHTMGEATVASCVVFDSEGPNKSNYRRYNIEGITPGDDYAAMRQALLRRYSKVKEGEGAMPDVLFIDGGKGQLRQAGEVLQELQIGGITVVGIAKGPERKPGEEDLFLLGHKTPFILPADSKALHLIQQIRDEAHRFAITGHRQRRAKARQRSVLEDIKGLGPKRRQRLLKQFGGLQGVNRAGKEDLARVEGISLALAERIYDVLHGDSH; encoded by the coding sequence GTGACCGAGCAGCCCTTTGACAAAAAGAGCTTCCTTGCCAGCCTGACCGAGCGGCCGGGTGTGTATCGCATGCACGCCGAGGACGATACAATTTTGTATGTCGGCAAGGCGCGTAATCTGAAAAAACGTGTCAGTAGTTATTTCCGTAACAGTGGTTTGGCGCCAAAGACCCAGGCGCTGATGCAGCAGATGCGGACTATCACGGTGACCGTTACACATACCGAGAGTGAGGCCCTGATCCTGGAAAACAACCTGATCAAGGAATTCCGCCCACGCTACAACATCCTCTTGCGCGATGATAAAAGTTATCCCTACATCTGCTTGTCCACGGAGCAGGATTTTCCGCGACTGGGGTTTCACCGCGGTGGTCGGCGAGGCAAGGGGAGATATTTTGGTCCTTACCCGAGCGCGGGGGCCGTGCGCGAAACCCTGAGTCTGTTACAAAAGCTGTTTCCGATTCGTCAGTGCGAAGACAGTTTTTACCGCAACCGTTCGCGTCCTTGTCTGCAATACCAGATCAAGCGCTGTTCGGCGCCCTGCGTAGGTTTTATCGACAAGGCCGATTATGCCGAAGACGTGCGCAACACCATCCTCTTCCTCGAGGGGCGTGATGATGCGGTCATAGACAGCCTGGTCCAGCGTATGGAGACCGCGGCCGGCCATCTCGACTATGAGCGCGCGGCCACCTATCGTGATCAGATTGCGCGCCTGCGCAGCTTGTCGGAAAAACAGTATGTCAGCAGTGAGGGGGGCGACCTGGATATCATCGCCTGCAGCAGCGCCAGTGGCAGCAGTTGTGTGCAGGTCTTTACCGTGCGCGGCGGGCATCACCTGGGTAATCGGGCCTATTTCCCGAAACACATCGCCGGTAGTGAAGATGCCGAGATCCTGGCGGCCTTTATTACCCAGTATTACCTCGGCGAGGGACAGGGGGGCGGGGCACGTCGCCCGATCCCGAGTCAGATCCTTGTCAACCATGCCATTGATGACAGTGACTGGCTGCAGGGGGTACTGACGGAACAGGCCGGTCATAAGGTCAGCATCCACGCCCGGGTGCGTGGTGAACGTGCACGCTGGCTGGAAATGGCGACTGACAATGCTCACCATGCCCTGCAACAGCAGTTGAGTTCGAAAAGCAGTCTCACGGCGCGTTTTGAGGCCTTGCAGGATGCCCTGGGCCTGGAGGCCGTGCCGCAGCGTATGGAGTGTTTTGATATCAGCCACACCATGGGCGAGGCTACCGTGGCCTCCTGTGTCGTCTTTGACAGTGAGGGGCCTAACAAGTCGAATTACCGTCGTTATAACATCGAGGGTATCACCCCCGGGGATGACTATGCCGCCATGCGCCAGGCACTGCTGCGCCGATATAGCAAGGTCAAGGAGGGCGAGGGGGCCATGCCCGACGTCCTCTTTATTGATGGTGGCAAGGGCCAGCTCAGACAGGCCGGAGAGGTGTTGCAGGAACTGCAAATAGGCGGGATCACGGTGGTGGGCATCGCCAAGGGGCCGGAGCGCAAACCGGGGGAGGAAGACCTGTTCTTGTTAGGACATAAGACGCCCTTTATACTGCCCGCAGATTCCAAGGCCTTGCACCTGATCCAGCAGATCCGCGACGAGGCACACCGTTTTGCCATCACCGGTCATCGCCAGCGCCGCGCCAAGGCACGGCAGCGTTCCGTGCTTGAGGATATTAAGGGACTGGGGCCCAAACGGCGTCAGCGTCTGTTAAAGCAATTTGGCGGCCTGCAGGGCGTGAATCGGGCCGGCAAGGAAGACCTGGCACGTGTTGAGGGTATCAGTCTGGCCCTGGCGGAACGTATTTACGATGTATTACACGGCGATAGTCATTAA
- a CDS encoding uracil-DNA glycosylase → MKSSNNAFDLNCARCPRLSNFLADVRKEYPDYHARPVEPFGIKKPALLIVGLAPGMHGANASGRPFTGDFAGILLYATLYKFGFSNKPESISRDDGLKLKNCRITNAVKCLPPQNKPTTDEINTCNDLLKEELDALPKTRVILVLGLIAHKAVLRASGVKIKDYPFAHNACAQLPDGRWLLSSYHCSKYNTSTKRLTEKMFHEVFKKARKHIDA, encoded by the coding sequence ATGAAATCCTCGAATAATGCTTTTGACCTGAATTGTGCCCGTTGCCCACGCCTCAGCAATTTTCTTGCCGATGTCAGAAAGGAATACCCTGACTACCATGCCCGCCCCGTTGAGCCCTTCGGTATTAAAAAGCCAGCCCTGCTGATTGTTGGTCTGGCACCGGGTATGCATGGTGCGAATGCCAGTGGCCGTCCGTTTACCGGTGACTTTGCCGGTATCCTGCTCTATGCAACACTCTACAAGTTTGGTTTTAGCAATAAGCCTGAATCGATATCCCGTGATGATGGGTTGAAGCTGAAAAATTGTCGCATCACTAACGCCGTAAAGTGCCTGCCCCCACAAAACAAGCCGACTACCGACGAGATCAATACCTGCAATGACTTGTTAAAGGAAGAACTCGACGCTTTACCAAAGACCCGGGTCATCCTCGTGCTGGGCCTGATTGCGCACAAGGCAGTGTTGCGTGCCAGTGGTGTAAAGATCAAGGACTATCCCTTTGCACACAATGCCTGTGCGCAACTACCTGACGGCCGCTGGCTGCTCAGTTCCTATCATTGCAGCAAGTACAACACCTCGACCAAACGTCTCACAGAGAAAATGTTTCATGAGGTGTTTAAAAAGGCGCGTAAACATATCGATGCCTGA
- a CDS encoding thioredoxin-like domain-containing protein encodes MNAPRVRAPELPDTLQWFNTDGQPIKLADLRGKVVLLDFWTYCCVNCMHILPDLAWLERRYPDTLTVIGVHTPKFPNERIGENVQKAVNRHYIRHPVAHDASFSVWQQYGIKAWPTVIYIDPEGYIVGALRGEGRRKQLDQMIAKSIKEAEEKGTLRRSATDVKLWPEPQLELKFPGKVLATSERLFISDSGHNRVLECMPNGRIVRIYGSGAPGQLDGMEVDAAFDNPQGLACINNNLYIADTGNHLIRKIDLVTHEVTTIAGSGKIGRVKSFEVFVDPLKVPLNSPWDLTYHNGALYIAMAGAHQIWLLDLAKSTLQLYAGSGAESIENGNVETATFAQPSGLAIGEDLESMLFIADAESSAIRTIRLRDNYVNTVVGKGLFDFGEKDGKGSEALMQHPMGVAFDPKRKALWVADSFNHHIRHIKVSNNTVSSLKLAHPLAEPGGLSLHGDTLWIANTNAHNIVKIDINSGDMQQVEIFSVEND; translated from the coding sequence ATGAATGCACCAAGGGTTCGCGCACCGGAGTTGCCGGATACGCTACAGTGGTTTAATACCGACGGTCAACCGATCAAACTCGCCGATTTACGCGGCAAGGTCGTGTTGCTCGACTTCTGGACGTACTGCTGCGTGAATTGCATGCACATCCTCCCTGACCTGGCCTGGTTGGAGCGCCGTTACCCGGATACCCTGACCGTCATTGGTGTGCATACCCCGAAGTTTCCCAATGAACGTATCGGCGAGAACGTGCAAAAGGCCGTGAACCGCCATTATATTCGCCACCCGGTGGCGCATGATGCGAGTTTTTCCGTCTGGCAACAATACGGCATCAAGGCCTGGCCTACGGTTATCTATATTGACCCTGAAGGTTATATTGTTGGTGCGCTGCGCGGTGAGGGGCGTCGCAAGCAACTCGATCAGATGATCGCCAAGAGTATCAAGGAGGCTGAAGAGAAGGGCACACTGCGCCGTTCAGCAACCGACGTTAAACTCTGGCCAGAGCCACAACTGGAACTGAAATTTCCCGGCAAGGTGCTGGCCACCAGTGAACGTCTGTTCATTAGCGACAGTGGGCACAACCGTGTGCTCGAGTGCATGCCCAACGGCCGCATTGTGCGTATTTACGGCTCCGGTGCGCCGGGTCAACTCGATGGCATGGAAGTCGATGCGGCCTTTGATAATCCACAAGGCCTGGCCTGCATTAATAATAATTTGTACATCGCCGATACCGGCAATCACCTGATTCGCAAAATCGATCTGGTTACCCACGAGGTCACTACCATTGCCGGTTCGGGAAAGATAGGCCGAGTCAAGAGCTTTGAGGTGTTTGTTGACCCACTCAAGGTGCCCCTGAATAGTCCCTGGGATCTCACGTATCACAATGGTGCCCTGTATATTGCCATGGCCGGTGCACATCAGATCTGGTTACTTGACCTGGCCAAAAGCACCCTCCAGCTGTATGCCGGTAGCGGTGCGGAAAGTATCGAGAATGGCAATGTCGAGACGGCCACCTTTGCCCAGCCGTCGGGATTGGCGATTGGCGAAGACCTGGAAAGCATGTTGTTTATTGCCGATGCGGAGTCTTCGGCGATCCGCACAATCCGTCTGCGTGATAACTACGTGAACACCGTGGTCGGCAAGGGGCTGTTTGATTTTGGCGAAAAGGACGGCAAGGGCAGCGAGGCCCTCATGCAACACCCGATGGGGGTGGCATTTGACCCGAAGCGTAAGGCCCTGTGGGTGGCCGACAGCTTTAATCACCACATTCGTCATATCAAGGTCAGTAACAATACGGTCTCAAGCCTGAAGCTCGCGCACCCGCTGGCGGAACCTGGCGGCCTGAGTCTGCACGGTGATACGCTCTGGATTGCCAATACCAATGCGCACAATATCGTGAAAATCGATATCAATAGCGGTGATATGCAACAAGTTGAGATTTTTTCCGTCGAAAACGATTAA
- the uvrY gene encoding UvrY/SirA/GacA family response regulator transcription factor, whose product MIKVLLVDDHELVRTGIRRLLEDFEDISIIAEAENGEQAIGLVRQQKPDVILMDVNMPGIGGLEATRKLLQIHDDMKIIVVTIHVDEPFPTRLLKAGAAGYLTKGCAVDEIVEAIRTVHKGKRFIGSDVAQQLAMSMLPGNDKSPFESLSQRELQVMLMVTQGQKIQEIAEKLCLSPKTVSTYRYRLFDKLGVKSDVELTHLAMRHGMIDDSSAAVDA is encoded by the coding sequence ATAATCAAGGTGTTATTGGTGGATGACCATGAGCTCGTCCGGACCGGGATTCGGCGCTTACTGGAAGACTTCGAAGATATCAGCATTATCGCTGAGGCAGAAAACGGTGAGCAGGCCATTGGACTGGTTCGCCAGCAAAAGCCTGATGTGATCCTCATGGATGTGAATATGCCGGGGATCGGTGGCCTCGAGGCCACTCGCAAGTTGCTGCAAATTCATGACGATATGAAGATTATTGTCGTCACCATTCACGTCGATGAGCCCTTTCCCACACGCTTGCTTAAAGCCGGTGCCGCAGGTTATTTAACCAAGGGCTGTGCGGTCGATGAGATTGTCGAGGCCATCAGGACCGTTCACAAGGGTAAACGTTTTATTGGTTCGGATGTGGCCCAGCAACTGGCCATGAGCATGTTGCCCGGTAATGATAAATCTCCCTTTGAGAGCTTGTCGCAGCGTGAACTGCAGGTCATGTTGATGGTGACACAGGGACAAAAGATCCAGGAGATCGCCGAAAAGCTGTGCCTGAGTCCAAAGACGGTCAGTACTTATCGTTATCGTTTATTCGATAAGCTCGGCGTGAAAAGCGATGTTGAACTGACACACCTGGCCATGCGGCATGGCATGATTGATGACAGTAGCGCCGCCGTGGATGCCTGA
- a CDS encoding SET domain-containing protein yields the protein MYYVAESPVHGHGLFAARAIKEGEILGTLEGRPTTVDGPHVLWISARRGFEVSCELRYINHSKAPNAIYYDDLTVVALRDIAPDEEIVHDYGDDWG from the coding sequence ATGTACTACGTCGCAGAAAGTCCTGTTCATGGCCATGGCTTGTTTGCCGCCAGAGCCATTAAAGAAGGGGAGATTCTCGGAACCCTGGAAGGGCGGCCGACCACGGTGGATGGCCCGCATGTCCTCTGGATATCAGCACGGCGAGGCTTTGAGGTCAGCTGCGAACTCCGTTACATTAATCACAGTAAGGCCCCTAATGCGATTTATTATGACGACCTCACCGTCGTCGCCCTCCGTGACATCGCGCCGGATGAGGAGATCGTGCACGACTATGGAGACGATTGGGGCTGA
- a CDS encoding Bax inhibitor-1/YccA family protein → MHMNERTLTRSPEAILATNKVIRNTYTLLSMTLLFSALMAGVAMQFNLPHPGMLITLVGYFGLLFLTNYTRNSAWGLVSVFALTGFMGLTLGPIISAYLHTFSNGNQLVMMSLGGTGAIFLGLSGYALTTRKDFSFIGGFLMIGVLVAFLAGIASVFLNLPGLSLAVSAMFILLMGGMILYQTSELIHGGETNYIMATVTLYVSIYNLFLSLLHLLSAFAGER, encoded by the coding sequence ATGCACATGAATGAACGTACTTTGACTCGCTCACCAGAGGCCATTCTGGCAACGAACAAGGTCATTCGTAACACCTACACCCTGCTTTCCATGACCTTGCTGTTCAGCGCACTCATGGCCGGTGTGGCCATGCAGTTCAACCTGCCGCACCCGGGCATGCTGATTACCCTCGTTGGCTACTTCGGCCTGCTGTTTCTGACCAACTACACGCGCAACAGCGCCTGGGGCCTCGTCTCGGTATTCGCCCTGACCGGCTTCATGGGCCTGACCCTGGGACCGATTATCAGCGCCTACCTGCATACCTTCTCCAATGGCAACCAGCTGGTGATGATGTCACTCGGTGGCACCGGCGCCATTTTCCTCGGCCTGTCCGGTTACGCCCTGACTACCCGTAAGGACTTCAGCTTCATCGGCGGCTTTTTGATGATCGGCGTGCTGGTGGCCTTCCTTGCCGGTATCGCCAGCGTGTTCCTCAACCTGCCCGGCCTGTCACTGGCTGTATCGGCCATGTTCATCCTGCTCATGGGCGGCATGATCCTGTACCAGACCAGCGAGCTCATTCATGGTGGCGAAACCAATTACATCATGGCAACCGTGACCTTGTATGTCAGCATCTACAACCTGTTCCTCAGTCTGTTACACCTGCTGAGTGCCTTTGCCGGCGAACGTTAA
- a CDS encoding Sfum_1244 family protein: MFDVDTLRQRIQHNCHISDARYAGNYSICTFLLKMREYYRWEQAIPLSQQIAKDEVGPWLTARERAWDDLDEQEYAALHCCERQDIEPFDENTLNQGLLEQGYIYSSGQGLFGKPHFFLGKLAEYRRIDDIDVYIAANEVARDMVAPPAMLREQKIFIRQESLRRFIWEKIEENRWRKLEASPIIASARCYDVDITEQAIRPEQLEALLDAMTANETEVVLQHELGEAAAERLLGQKWKDGLNRIAGGRAEHLLRAVRDHQADSLTTLPWLLENENTPGLHFYFGNFTGLRKLLFPELLAAYEQWQKTGQLAPLQTITQQAAARWQDETQELLGLLAANDVQQAAQQIVERYREQLGPAA; this comes from the coding sequence ATGTTCGATGTCGATACCCTGCGCCAGCGTATTCAGCACAATTGCCATATTTCCGATGCCCGCTATGCCGGCAATTATTCCATATGCACCTTCCTGCTGAAGATGCGTGAATACTACCGCTGGGAGCAGGCGATCCCGCTGTCCCAGCAGATCGCCAAGGATGAGGTGGGCCCGTGGCTCACCGCCCGGGAACGGGCATGGGACGATCTTGACGAACAGGAATACGCGGCCTTGCATTGCTGTGAACGGCAGGATATTGAGCCCTTTGATGAAAACACCCTCAACCAGGGCCTGCTTGAACAGGGCTACATCTATAGCAGTGGCCAGGGGCTGTTCGGTAAACCGCATTTCTTTCTCGGCAAACTGGCGGAGTATCGTCGTATCGATGATATTGATGTCTATATTGCCGCCAACGAGGTGGCACGTGACATGGTCGCGCCTCCCGCCATGTTGCGTGAACAGAAAATCTTTATTCGCCAGGAGTCACTAAGACGCTTTATCTGGGAAAAAATCGAGGAAAACCGTTGGCGCAAACTTGAGGCCTCACCCATTATCGCCTCGGCGCGTTGTTATGATGTCGACATTACCGAGCAGGCCATTCGCCCTGAACAGCTTGAGGCCTTGCTCGATGCCATGACCGCAAACGAAACTGAAGTAGTCTTGCAACATGAACTCGGTGAAGCGGCGGCGGAACGACTGCTCGGGCAGAAATGGAAGGACGGTCTGAATCGTATCGCTGGCGGCCGTGCCGAACACCTGTTGCGCGCGGTACGTGATCACCAGGCCGACAGCCTGACAACGCTGCCCTGGTTACTTGAGAATGAAAATACCCCTGGCCTGCATTTTTACTTCGGTAACTTCACTGGCCTGAGAAAGCTCTTATTTCCGGAATTACTGGCGGCCTACGAGCAGTGGCAGAAAACCGGGCAACTGGCCCCTCTGCAAACCATCACACAACAGGCCGCGGCACGCTGGCAAGATGAAACACAGGAATTATTAGGCTTGCTCGCTGCGAACGACGTACAACAAGCCGCACAACAGATAGTGGAACGCTACCGCGAACAACTCGGACCAGCGGCCTAG
- a CDS encoding tetratricopeptide repeat protein, producing the protein MSDTSNLDMDLASGMAAFEAKEFTRAKQFLYRYAEDGNVEAQHRMAIMYQNGLGLVKDDKQALFWMKKAADQGYAMAQHGLGFMYMHGECVDKDEAEAVKWFTKAAEQGLAGSAMTLGLMYEQGLGVEKDTGKAQEWYKKSETMS; encoded by the coding sequence ATGTCTGATACCAGCAATCTCGATATGGACCTGGCCAGTGGTATGGCGGCCTTTGAGGCCAAAGAGTTTACCCGTGCCAAACAGTTTCTCTATCGTTATGCAGAGGACGGCAACGTCGAGGCCCAACACCGTATGGCCATCATGTACCAGAATGGCCTCGGTCTGGTAAAAGACGACAAGCAAGCCCTGTTCTGGATGAAAAAAGCCGCTGACCAGGGCTATGCCATGGCCCAGCACGGTCTGGGCTTCATGTACATGCACGGCGAGTGCGTCGACAAGGACGAGGCCGAGGCCGTCAAGTGGTTCACCAAGGCTGCCGAGCAGGGCCTGGCCGGATCAGCCATGACGCTGGGTCTGATGTATGAACAGGGGCTTGGCGTCGAGAAAGACACCGGCAAGGCGCAGGAGTGGTATAAAAAGTCTGAGACAATGAGTTAA
- a CDS encoding cytochrome b/b6 domain-containing protein, protein MNNSNQIKVWDLPVRLFHWTLASAFFIAYLTEDEWLDIHTFAGYTVAALVVFRLLWGFIGSRHARFSDFVRPPRETFAYLKDVVSLRPKRYIGHNPAGGAMVVALLLSLLLTVITGLSVYGSEEMAGPLAGLFTNTPEYVAEAFEELHEFFANVTLLLVVLHVVGVIIAGIQHGENLIRAMFSGKKQAV, encoded by the coding sequence ATGAACAATTCGAATCAAATCAAGGTCTGGGACCTGCCGGTACGTCTCTTTCACTGGACACTGGCAAGTGCCTTCTTTATCGCCTACCTGACTGAGGATGAGTGGCTGGATATTCATACCTTCGCCGGCTATACGGTAGCGGCGCTGGTCGTCTTTCGCCTGTTGTGGGGGTTTATTGGCAGCCGCCATGCGCGTTTCAGCGATTTTGTGCGGCCACCACGTGAGACCTTTGCCTATTTAAAGGATGTCGTCAGCCTCCGGCCAAAGCGCTATATCGGCCATAACCCGGCCGGTGGCGCCATGGTCGTGGCGCTTTTGCTGAGTCTGCTACTGACGGTGATAACCGGTCTGTCGGTCTATGGCAGCGAAGAAATGGCCGGGCCACTGGCCGGACTCTTCACTAATACCCCAGAGTATGTTGCTGAAGCGTTTGAGGAGCTCCATGAGTTTTTCGCCAATGTCACCCTGCTGCTGGTCGTCCTGCATGTAGTAGGAGTCATTATTGCCGGCATACAGCATGGTGAAAACCTGATTCGCGCCATGTTCAGCGGCAAGAAGCAGGCTGTATAG
- a CDS encoding DUF1924 domain-containing protein: protein MVITTTLLLAQTASAGTTVDTLLDTYRAAGAGPFQAEAGQRMWGETYRSNSAPTERSCKTCHTNNLTASGQHSKTLKPIKPLAPSVNAERLTNSKRIEKWFTRNCKWTIGRECSPQEKGDFLLYIQNQ, encoded by the coding sequence ATGGTTATCACCACAACCCTCCTGCTTGCACAGACGGCAAGTGCAGGCACTACCGTTGACACATTACTGGATACGTATCGTGCTGCCGGGGCCGGTCCCTTTCAGGCTGAGGCCGGCCAACGCATGTGGGGAGAGACATATCGTAGTAACAGCGCGCCGACAGAGAGGAGCTGCAAGACCTGCCACACCAACAATCTGACTGCTAGTGGACAACACAGTAAAACCTTGAAGCCTATCAAGCCACTCGCGCCTAGTGTCAACGCTGAACGCCTGACCAATAGCAAAAGGATTGAGAAGTGGTTTACGCGCAATTGTAAATGGACAATCGGCCGCGAATGCAGCCCCCAGGAGAAAGGAGACTTTCTCCTTTATATCCAAAACCAGTAA
- a CDS encoding diheme cytochrome c: protein MMNIYRKLLALAVVTAGTGLLLSVTVYGDNDREEKDTWLSQSRLDVASVKNSAYQAECGSCHFAYQPGWLPERSWRKLMGGLENHFGDNAELTAEDQGKILDFLVSNAADKSDFKRSKRISGSLKQEDVPLRITDTVYFKRKHHEIPAGYIQGNKMVGSLSNCAACHTRAESGSFNEHEVKIPGVGRWDD from the coding sequence ATGATGAATATATACCGAAAACTTTTAGCCCTGGCTGTCGTTACCGCCGGCACCGGTCTACTGCTGTCAGTAACGGTTTATGGTGATAATGACCGCGAAGAGAAAGATACCTGGTTGAGCCAATCACGGCTGGATGTCGCCTCGGTAAAAAACTCAGCCTACCAGGCTGAGTGTGGCAGTTGCCACTTCGCCTATCAGCCGGGCTGGCTACCGGAGCGCTCCTGGCGCAAGCTCATGGGTGGACTGGAGAATCACTTCGGTGATAACGCCGAACTCACGGCTGAGGATCAAGGCAAAATCCTCGACTTTTTGGTTAGTAATGCCGCTGACAAAAGTGATTTTAAGCGCTCCAAACGTATCAGCGGCTCACTAAAACAAGAGGATGTACCGTTACGTATCACTGATACAGTATACTTCAAGCGAAAACATCACGAGATACCGGCGGGTTATATTCAGGGCAATAAGATGGTGGGCAGCCTCAGCAACTGTGCAGCCTGCCATACCCGCGCCGAAAGTGGCTCGTTTAACGAACATGAGGTCAAAATTCCCGGTGTGGGTCGCTGGGACGATTAG